A genomic region of Prochlorococcus marinus XMU1405 contains the following coding sequences:
- the sppA gene encoding signal peptide peptidase SppA — translation MIWPFRRKSKKRMARIVIDEPITSSTRVSVLKALKQIEDREFPALIVRIDSPGGTVGDSQEIYSAIKRLKDKGCKVIASFGNISASGGVYIGVASDKIVANPGTITGSIGVIIRGNNLSELFDKVGIKFETVKSGVYKDILSPDKPLSEEGRKLLQGLIDESYKQFTEAVAEGRNLPVEEVRKFADGRIFTGTQAKELGLVDEVGDEFVARELASKMVNIDPKIQPLTFGKKKKKILGLIPGSKIIEKIINNAFFEIESSNKILWLYKP, via the coding sequence ATGATTTGGCCTTTTAGACGAAAGTCAAAAAAAAGAATGGCTCGTATTGTAATTGATGAGCCCATTACAAGTTCAACAAGAGTTTCTGTCCTTAAAGCTCTTAAACAAATTGAGGATAGAGAATTTCCTGCTTTAATTGTGAGAATTGATTCGCCAGGAGGAACTGTTGGTGATAGCCAAGAAATATACTCTGCTATTAAAAGACTAAAAGATAAAGGGTGTAAAGTCATTGCTAGTTTTGGGAACATATCTGCATCTGGAGGTGTTTATATTGGTGTTGCATCTGACAAAATAGTTGCTAATCCAGGCACAATTACAGGTTCTATTGGTGTAATTATAAGAGGAAATAATTTATCTGAATTGTTTGATAAAGTTGGTATAAAATTCGAGACTGTTAAAAGCGGTGTATATAAAGATATACTTTCCCCAGATAAACCTTTAAGTGAGGAAGGGAGAAAACTGCTTCAAGGTCTTATAGATGAAAGTTATAAACAATTTACCGAAGCTGTTGCTGAAGGAAGGAATTTACCTGTTGAAGAAGTAAGAAAATTTGCTGATGGAAGAATTTTCACTGGAACCCAAGCAAAAGAATTAGGACTCGTTGATGAAGTTGGAGATGAATTTGTTGCTCGGGAACTTGCCTCCAAAATGGTTAATATTGATCCTAAAATTCAGCCATTAACATTTGGGAAGAAAAAAAAGAAAATACTTGGGCTAATTCCTGGAAGTAAAATTATTGAAAAAATTATCAATAATGCCTTTTTTGAGATTGAATCATCTAATAAAATACTTTGGTTATATAAGCCTTAA
- the serS gene encoding serine--tRNA ligase — MLDQKLIRENPILVEENLSLRGKVYKISHIHELTIKKKEIDIEISSLQSESKKLSKSIGQVIGKSQNNHSQELNDLKKKGNEYRIKISELEEKQRILDKEIDVEIYNLPNFPSKDAPIGKDESDNLQIKTWGDPLIKENIKSHWEIGESLNIFDSVKSTKISKSRFITLIGNGARLERALINFMLDMHTENGYLELMPPALVNSESLTGSGQLPKFSNESFKCSNDDLWLSPTAEVPLTAFHRNELIDPKLLPIKYVAYSPCFRREAGSYGRDTKGLIRLHQFNKVELYWFCDPSKSLEAHKKITSDAESILKKLNLPYRLVDICTGDLGFSSSRTFDLEVWLPSSKCYREISSCSNCLDFQARRSSIRSKIDKKNTYIHTLNGSGLAIGRTMAAILENGQQTDGSVKIPDALAPYFGSNFLKTA, encoded by the coding sequence GTGTTAGATCAAAAATTAATAAGAGAAAACCCAATACTTGTTGAAGAGAATTTATCCTTAAGAGGGAAAGTTTACAAGATATCTCATATACACGAATTAACTATTAAGAAAAAAGAAATTGATATAGAAATATCCAGTCTCCAATCTGAGAGTAAAAAATTAAGCAAATCAATAGGTCAAGTTATTGGAAAATCCCAAAATAATCATTCACAAGAATTAAATGACTTAAAAAAAAAGGGAAACGAATACAGAATTAAAATTTCTGAACTCGAAGAGAAACAAAGAATATTAGACAAAGAAATAGATGTTGAGATATATAATTTGCCAAATTTTCCTAGCAAAGACGCTCCTATTGGAAAAGATGAAAGTGATAATTTACAAATAAAAACTTGGGGGGATCCTCTAATAAAAGAGAATATTAAATCACACTGGGAAATAGGAGAAAGTCTTAATATTTTTGACTCTGTAAAATCAACAAAAATATCAAAAAGTCGTTTTATCACTCTTATAGGCAATGGTGCCAGATTAGAGAGGGCATTAATTAATTTTATGCTCGATATGCATACTGAAAATGGTTACTTGGAGTTAATGCCGCCAGCTTTAGTAAATTCAGAGAGTCTTACCGGATCAGGTCAATTACCTAAATTTTCAAATGAAAGTTTTAAGTGTTCCAACGACGATTTATGGCTTTCTCCAACAGCTGAAGTTCCACTAACTGCTTTTCATAGAAACGAGCTTATTGATCCCAAGCTGTTACCTATTAAGTATGTTGCATATAGTCCATGTTTTAGGAGAGAAGCTGGAAGTTATGGAAGGGATACTAAAGGTTTAATAAGACTTCATCAATTTAATAAGGTTGAGCTCTATTGGTTTTGTGATCCAAGTAAATCTTTAGAAGCTCATAAAAAGATTACTTCTGATGCTGAAAGCATTTTAAAAAAGCTCAACTTACCCTACCGATTAGTAGATATTTGTACTGGAGATTTAGGCTTTTCTTCTAGTAGAACTTTTGATCTTGAAGTTTGGCTTCCCAGTAGTAAATGTTATAGAGAAATTTCAAGTTGCAGTAATTGCCTTGACTTTCAAGCACGTAGATCATCAATAAGATCAAAAATTGATAAAAAAAATACATATATACATACCTTAAATGGCAGTGGTCTTGCTATTGGAAGAACAATGGCAGCGATTCTTGAGAATGGCCAACAAACAGATGGTAGCGTTAAGATTCCAGATGCTCTGGCTCCATATTTTGGATCAAATTTTTTAAAAACTGCTTAA
- the rpmH gene encoding 50S ribosomal protein L34 — MTKRTFGGTSRKRKRVSGFRVRMRSHTGRRVIKSRRQKGRERVAV; from the coding sequence ATGACTAAAAGAACTTTTGGCGGAACTTCAAGAAAAAGAAAACGTGTATCTGGTTTTAGGGTAAGAATGCGTTCTCATACAGGTAGAAGAGTTATTAAAAGTAGGAGACAAAAAGGAAGAGAAAGAGTAGCAGTATAA
- a CDS encoding DMT family transporter, whose amino-acid sequence MNSILNWFLMILPFALWGTSMAAMTPLVSSAGPDFVASLRLLPAGILVLITTYLFKRDLKIYKCDLKWFIVFTIVDATFFQLFLTYGIEKTGAGLGSVLIDSQPLLVAILARAIFGNLINPIGWLGLLFGLGGIIFLGVPQEFLGNWWLMSDKAITDVTFNFGELWMLAASLAMALGTILIRFTCTKSDPVAVTGWHMVLGSLPLIIKHCLQSSFQIIPDWSIFDWGLMSFASIFGGAIAYGLFFYFANNKEITGFSTLAFLTPVFALLSGGVWLEERLTIVQWIGVVFVLISVFFVSQRRYLWENKLTDNTI is encoded by the coding sequence ATGAATTCAATCCTAAATTGGTTTTTAATGATACTCCCTTTTGCACTTTGGGGAACTTCAATGGCAGCTATGACTCCATTAGTATCAAGTGCTGGTCCGGATTTTGTAGCTTCTTTAAGATTACTTCCTGCAGGAATTCTTGTTCTAATTACAACATATTTGTTTAAAAGAGATCTGAAAATATATAAGTGCGATTTGAAGTGGTTTATTGTTTTTACAATTGTGGACGCCACTTTTTTTCAGCTTTTTTTAACTTATGGTATAGAAAAAACTGGAGCAGGTCTTGGTTCTGTTTTGATTGATTCTCAGCCCCTCTTGGTAGCTATTTTAGCAAGGGCAATCTTTGGAAATTTAATAAATCCAATAGGGTGGTTAGGCTTACTTTTTGGCTTGGGAGGGATAATATTCTTAGGTGTTCCGCAAGAATTTTTAGGAAATTGGTGGTTAATGTCAGATAAGGCAATTACTGATGTGACTTTTAACTTTGGAGAGCTCTGGATGCTTGCGGCTTCGCTAGCTATGGCACTAGGAACAATTTTAATAAGATTCACATGTACTAAAAGTGATCCAGTTGCTGTTACAGGATGGCATATGGTATTGGGGAGTCTGCCTTTAATTATTAAGCATTGCTTACAATCAAGTTTTCAAATAATTCCAGATTGGTCAATTTTTGATTGGGGACTAATGTCATTTGCGAGTATTTTTGGAGGAGCGATAGCTTATGGTTTATTTTTCTACTTTGCCAATAATAAAGAAATAACTGGATTTAGTACACTTGCATTTTTAACTCCTGTATTTGCTCTTCTAAGTGGAGGTGTTTGGCTAGAAGAGAGACTTACTATTGTTCAATGGATAGGGGTAGTTTTTGTTCTTATTTCGGTATTTTTTGTTAGTCAGAGAAGGTATTTATGGGAAAATAAGTTAACTGATAATACTATTTAA
- a CDS encoding AAA family ATPase, with protein sequence MNSWCRNLELLIKSRTSLIWIRTKEEERLEKLINFSCERLNIKRFICWDCVSGIKGLINEEGKFTNNPLGVLNWLKEQSSEVSTILLVKDFHKFYDDPSINRTIKELSSTLKKTSHNLIISSHLFPSSEELDELMTIVDLPLPDQKELKNLIKKIAINTNSNLEEQDLIELSIASSGLTEIKVKQVTAKALAQRGKISKEDIKDILEEKKQVIARSEILEFFETKSTQEDIGGLNVLKVWLNQRYRAFSKEARDYGLPIPKGVLLVGAQGTGKSLTAKSISKSWSMPLLRLDVGRLFSSLVGSSEARTRETISRAEAMSPCILWIDEIDKGFGGDARSDGGTSQRVLASLLTWMAEKESAVFVIATANAIDKLPAELLRKGRFDEIFFLDLPNSEERLNILDLHLKKRRPDYNFPLSTIIDRTDGFSGAELEQAVIEGMHISFSENRELMEKDLIKAVSELVPLSRTAKEQIDLLKEWSSTGRARSAS encoded by the coding sequence ATGAATTCTTGGTGTAGAAATTTAGAATTACTCATAAAATCAAGAACCTCATTAATCTGGATCAGAACTAAAGAAGAGGAAAGATTAGAAAAATTGATCAATTTCTCTTGTGAAAGATTAAACATAAAAAGATTCATTTGCTGGGATTGTGTTAGCGGCATAAAAGGATTAATAAATGAGGAAGGTAAATTTACTAATAATCCTTTAGGAGTGCTTAATTGGCTTAAAGAACAAAGTTCTGAAGTCTCAACTATTTTGTTAGTAAAAGATTTTCATAAATTTTATGACGATCCATCCATCAATAGAACTATTAAAGAACTATCTTCAACACTAAAGAAAACTAGTCATAATTTAATTATTAGTTCTCATTTATTTCCATCATCAGAAGAGCTGGATGAATTAATGACAATTGTAGATTTACCTTTACCTGATCAAAAAGAATTGAAAAATCTAATAAAAAAAATTGCTATCAATACCAATTCAAATCTTGAGGAACAAGACTTAATCGAACTTTCTATTGCCTCAAGCGGACTTACCGAAATAAAAGTAAAGCAAGTCACTGCAAAGGCACTTGCTCAAAGAGGAAAAATAAGTAAAGAAGATATTAAAGATATTCTTGAAGAGAAAAAACAAGTGATCGCAAGAAGTGAAATTTTAGAATTTTTTGAAACCAAATCAACTCAAGAAGATATTGGAGGTTTAAATGTTTTAAAAGTTTGGCTTAATCAAAGATACAGGGCCTTTTCTAAAGAAGCTAGAGATTATGGATTACCTATCCCCAAGGGCGTCTTACTCGTCGGAGCACAAGGAACAGGGAAATCGCTCACCGCAAAATCAATTTCAAAGAGTTGGTCGATGCCGCTACTTAGGTTAGATGTTGGAAGACTGTTTTCTAGCCTCGTTGGTTCAAGTGAAGCAAGAACTAGAGAAACAATTTCAAGAGCTGAGGCCATGTCTCCTTGTATCCTGTGGATCGATGAAATTGACAAGGGCTTTGGTGGCGATGCTAGAAGCGATGGAGGAACTAGTCAGAGGGTTTTGGCAAGTTTACTAACTTGGATGGCTGAAAAAGAATCTGCTGTATTTGTTATCGCTACTGCTAATGCCATAGATAAGCTTCCTGCAGAATTATTAAGAAAAGGCAGATTTGATGAGATATTTTTTCTTGATCTACCAAATTCTGAAGAGAGATTAAATATTCTAGATTTACATTTAAAAAAAAGAAGGCCTGACTATAATTTCCCTCTCTCCACAATTATTGACAGGACAGATGGATTTTCTGGAGCAGAACTTGAACAGGCAGTAATAGAAGGAATGCACATTTCATTTTCTGAAAATAGAGAACTAATGGAGAAAGATTTGATAAAGGCAGTTTCTGAACTTGTCCCCCTATCAAGAACAGCAAAAGAGCAAATTGATTTACTAAAAGAATGGTCATCCACAGGACGGGCCCGCTCTGCATCGTGA
- the rpsN gene encoding 30S ribosomal protein S14 — protein MAKKSMIAREVKRKKLVKKYAAKRKALLDEFNAAKDPMERLEIHRKIQGLPRNSAPNRVRNRCWATGKPRGVYRDFGLCRNQLRQRAHNGELPGVVKSSW, from the coding sequence ATGGCGAAAAAGTCCATGATTGCGAGAGAAGTTAAACGCAAAAAACTCGTTAAGAAATATGCTGCAAAAAGGAAAGCATTATTAGATGAATTTAATGCCGCAAAAGATCCAATGGAAAGATTAGAAATTCATAGAAAGATTCAAGGTCTACCAAGGAACTCTGCACCAAATAGAGTAAGAAATAGGTGTTGGGCAACTGGTAAACCTAGAGGAGTATATAGAGATTTTGGTCTTTGCAGGAATCAGTTAAGACAAAGAGCTCATAACGGTGAACTTCCTGGAGTAGTTAAATCAAGTTGGTAG
- the rseP gene encoding RIP metalloprotease RseP, translating into MNVLTSITVLGFLIFFHEMGHFLAAILQGIYVDGFSIGFGPSIIQKKFRDITYSFRAFPLGGFVSFPDEELNNIDPKDPNLLKNRPIIQRVIVISAGVFANLILAYSILIINVTTVGIPFDPEPGILVLATQPDKAASLAGLEPGDKILEIETSTLGVGDQAVSTLVKEIQNSSDEPISIKIERDGSFKDLTLVPKKIDGKGTIGAQLQPNIRKETKKTKNVFELFKYTNNEFSSLLVKTIQGYKGLITNFSSTAQQLSGPVKIVEIGAQLSQQGGTGILLFAALISINLAVLNSLPLPLLDGGQLVFTIIEGFRGKPVPVKVQMVVTQSSFFLLVGLSVLLIIRDTSQLLIVQRLLNQ; encoded by the coding sequence ATGAATGTTTTAACCTCAATAACAGTACTTGGATTCCTCATATTTTTTCATGAGATGGGGCATTTTCTTGCGGCTATTTTACAAGGTATTTATGTTGATGGATTTTCAATTGGCTTTGGGCCCTCAATTATTCAAAAAAAATTTAGAGATATTACCTATTCATTCAGAGCCTTTCCTCTTGGAGGCTTTGTATCCTTCCCTGATGAAGAACTAAATAATATTGACCCTAAAGATCCAAATCTTTTAAAAAATAGGCCAATAATTCAAAGAGTTATTGTAATTTCTGCTGGAGTATTTGCCAACTTGATACTTGCTTACTCAATCTTGATTATAAATGTAACTACTGTTGGTATTCCATTTGATCCAGAACCAGGCATTTTAGTTTTGGCTACTCAACCTGATAAGGCTGCCTCTCTTGCTGGTTTAGAACCAGGGGATAAAATATTAGAAATCGAAACTAGTACTTTAGGAGTTGGGGATCAAGCCGTTTCCACTTTAGTAAAAGAAATTCAAAATTCATCAGACGAACCAATTTCAATAAAAATTGAAAGGGATGGGAGTTTCAAAGATTTAACTTTAGTACCAAAAAAAATTGATGGAAAAGGAACAATAGGTGCTCAATTGCAACCGAATATAAGGAAAGAAACTAAAAAGACAAAAAACGTTTTCGAACTTTTTAAATACACTAATAATGAATTTTCATCACTTTTGGTAAAAACAATTCAAGGTTATAAAGGTTTGATAACAAATTTCTCCTCAACCGCGCAACAATTAAGTGGGCCAGTAAAAATCGTTGAAATCGGTGCACAATTATCTCAACAAGGTGGGACAGGCATATTATTATTTGCGGCTTTAATTTCTATTAATTTAGCAGTACTTAATTCATTACCTTTACCATTGTTAGATGGAGGACAACTTGTTTTTACTATAATTGAAGGTTTTAGGGGGAAACCTGTTCCAGTCAAGGTACAAATGGTTGTTACTCAGTCCAGTTTTTTTCTTTTAGTGGGACTTAGCGTTCTGCTTATTATCAGAGATACTAGTCAACTATTAATCGTTCAAAGATTATTAAACCAATAA
- the yidC gene encoding membrane protein insertase YidC, giving the protein MIGFISEKLLIPILDFFYGLVPSYGLAIVALTVVIRIALFPLSAGSIRSARRMKIAQPVMQKRQAEIKSKFSGDPKKQQEELGKLMNEFGSPLAGCLPLIVQMPVLFALFATLRGSPFADVPYNINLKVVPKDQIAAIDPKPYKSPRHSIFITEKSHFPVIATIPNGTKLGTEESVKINLQTTNGNSYSEVLSKYDNGSKFLPTWKVSKGSEYLKVSQDGTVTAIKPGDATIEAKIPGLAAKSGFLFIKALGQVGFYVDGSINWDIATLVGAFGLTLLLSQVLSSQGMPANPQQSTANKITPIMITGMFLFFPLPAGVLLYMVVANIFQAFQTFLLNKEALPENLQKILDQQLLAKNEVITTSASTISDKRLPFEPNSKK; this is encoded by the coding sequence GTGATAGGGTTCATTTCTGAAAAATTACTTATCCCTATACTGGATTTTTTCTATGGTTTAGTACCTAGTTATGGTTTAGCAATTGTTGCATTAACAGTAGTTATAAGAATTGCACTTTTTCCTTTGAGTGCTGGGTCAATTAGAAGTGCAAGAAGAATGAAAATTGCTCAACCAGTAATGCAAAAAAGGCAAGCAGAAATAAAGTCTAAGTTTTCAGGTGATCCCAAAAAACAGCAAGAAGAATTAGGAAAATTAATGAATGAGTTTGGCAGTCCTCTTGCAGGGTGTCTTCCTTTGATTGTTCAAATGCCTGTTTTATTTGCTTTGTTCGCAACTTTAAGAGGTTCACCATTTGCTGATGTTCCTTACAACATAAATCTTAAGGTTGTACCCAAAGATCAAATTGCGGCAATTGATCCAAAACCTTACAAATCCCCAAGACATTCAATATTCATAACCGAAAAATCTCATTTTCCTGTAATAGCTACTATTCCTAATGGTACAAAATTAGGAACGGAAGAATCTGTAAAAATAAATTTACAAACAACAAACGGAAATAGCTATTCGGAAGTTTTGTCTAAATATGACAATGGATCAAAATTTCTCCCAACATGGAAGGTTTCTAAAGGATCCGAATATCTTAAAGTTTCCCAAGACGGCACAGTAACAGCAATTAAACCGGGTGATGCAACAATCGAGGCAAAAATCCCTGGTCTAGCTGCCAAAAGTGGTTTTCTTTTTATAAAAGCTCTTGGTCAAGTTGGTTTTTATGTAGATGGGTCAATTAACTGGGATATTGCGACACTTGTAGGTGCCTTTGGATTAACCCTACTTCTCTCTCAAGTTTTATCTAGTCAGGGGATGCCTGCAAATCCACAGCAATCAACAGCCAATAAAATTACCCCAATCATGATTACTGGGATGTTCCTGTTTTTCCCACTACCAGCAGGAGTTTTACTTTATATGGTCGTTGCTAACATATTTCAGGCATTTCAAACTTTTCTGCTTAATAAAGAAGCTCTTCCTGAGAATCTACAGAAAATTTTGGATCAACAATTATTGGCCAAAAATGAAGTAATCACAACATCTGCTTCAACTATCTCTGATAAAAGATTACCTTTTGAACCTAACAGTAAAAAATAA
- the aroH gene encoding chorismate mutase — MKDDYKIAIIRGATTASGNSVDEIEDAVVELIDELIARNNLIKSNLLSITFTATKDLDACFPASIARKCHGLDSVAFLDCQQMYVLNDIDFCIRIMAQVLLPQNNSIKHPYLRGAAKLRTDRC, encoded by the coding sequence ATGAAGGATGATTATAAAATTGCAATAATTAGAGGAGCTACAACAGCATCTGGGAATTCTGTTGATGAAATTGAAGATGCTGTTGTGGAATTAATAGATGAATTAATTGCACGTAATAATCTTATTAAGTCAAATTTATTATCTATTACATTCACGGCAACAAAAGATTTAGATGCATGTTTCCCTGCTTCAATTGCAAGAAAATGCCATGGACTTGATTCAGTTGCATTTTTAGATTGTCAACAAATGTACGTATTGAATGATATCGATTTTTGTATAAGAATAATGGCTCAAGTTTTATTGCCTCAAAATAATTCAATAAAACATCCATATTTAAGAGGTGCCGCAAAATTAAGGACCGATAGATGTTAA
- a CDS encoding PH domain-containing protein, translating to MINMKEETFYEGGPAKSDLIINLLAGFTILGLPFTFAAIVRALWLRYKITNRRITIDGGWFGKNKTQVSLNNIEEIRSIPRGFGSYGDMVLILNDGSKVEMKSLPLFREKQKFMEENINKKPLTPNLKEVSGFATKP from the coding sequence ATGATTAACATGAAAGAAGAAACCTTTTACGAAGGTGGTCCAGCAAAAAGCGATTTAATAATAAATCTCTTAGCAGGATTCACTATTCTTGGTTTACCATTTACCTTTGCTGCAATAGTCAGGGCCTTGTGGTTAAGATATAAAATTACAAATAGGAGAATCACTATAGATGGAGGATGGTTTGGCAAAAACAAAACACAAGTTTCATTAAATAATATTGAAGAAATTAGGTCTATTCCAAGAGGATTCGGATCATATGGTGATATGGTTCTTATTCTTAATGATGGATCAAAAGTAGAAATGAAATCATTGCCTCTATTCAGAGAAAAGCAAAAATTTATGGAAGAAAACATAAATAAAAAACCCCTGACCCCAAATCTTAAAGAGGTAAGCGGATTTGCTACTAAACCCTAA
- a CDS encoding DUF2808 domain-containing protein, translated as MIKTNKKHAFNFSFFRFFLIPTILVSTPFLNNIQDAKAGLEFQWDQDSGYRRLKWFQKENERKFRNTIYFFFRPSDRKTDLLKINLEIPKTFKSTLNEEKISLCKVRIGGFENRTKCLEDIPADIEIKNKESGVRSLNIYPYSPIPTNKDSYAVVLKVFNPKKSGLYQFHSYGQPKGQSVSTYLGSWTIVID; from the coding sequence ATGATAAAAACTAATAAAAAACATGCCTTTAACTTTAGTTTTTTCAGATTTTTTCTTATTCCTACAATTTTAGTCTCAACTCCATTCCTTAATAACATCCAAGATGCTAAAGCAGGCTTAGAATTTCAGTGGGATCAAGACTCTGGATATAGAAGATTAAAGTGGTTTCAAAAAGAAAATGAGAGAAAATTCAGAAATACGATTTATTTTTTCTTTAGGCCATCTGATAGAAAAACTGATCTCCTAAAAATTAATCTGGAAATCCCTAAGACCTTTAAATCGACCTTAAATGAGGAAAAAATTAGTTTATGCAAGGTAAGAATAGGAGGTTTTGAGAATCGAACTAAATGTTTAGAAGATATACCAGCTGATATAGAAATTAAAAATAAAGAATCAGGTGTCCGTTCACTAAACATATATCCATACAGCCCAATCCCTACTAATAAAGATAGTTATGCAGTTGTCTTAAAAGTCTTTAATCCAAAAAAATCAGGGCTATACCAATTCCATTCATATGGTCAGCCTAAAGGACAATCAGTTTCAACTTATTTAGGAAGCTGGACTATAGTGATCGATTAA
- a CDS encoding ribonuclease P protein component encodes MALPKDMRLKGHRVFEYIHKNSKKYHGQLMTFKVARSNPEILLSHKFRNTSNNFRIAFAISKKVSKKAVDRNKIRRILQEWLLKNIQKINNHKPYWLLVNLKIGDFCRDKNQLLEEFQNLMLKSRLIK; translated from the coding sequence ATGGCCTTACCAAAAGATATGCGTTTAAAAGGTCATAGGGTTTTTGAATATATTCATAAGAATTCCAAGAAATATCACGGTCAATTGATGACTTTTAAAGTGGCGAGATCAAATCCTGAAATCCTCTTATCCCATAAATTTAGAAATACCTCAAACAACTTCAGGATAGCATTTGCCATTAGTAAAAAAGTTTCCAAAAAAGCTGTAGATAGAAACAAAATAAGAAGAATTCTTCAAGAGTGGTTATTGAAAAACATTCAAAAAATTAATAACCACAAACCATATTGGTTACTTGTTAACCTTAAAATTGGGGATTTCTGCAGGGATAAGAATCAACTTTTGGAGGAATTTCAAAACCTAATGCTCAAATCGCGTCTTATCAAATGA
- a CDS encoding glycosyltransferase family 4 protein, whose protein sequence is MRIVLISTPIGFLGSGKGGGVELTLNSLVSGLLSLGHSIDVIAPENSKLHKGNEKAKLHFVEGEDQISWQHQNYNSPVTIPDNSLLAGMLEKGLDIAKQADILLNMSFDWLPIWMTLNLEIPIAHIISMGSESAVIKNLISKVHSKHPYNFAFHSKIQANDYPFIEKPIIIGNGFKLDNYTFQDSVKGSLAWVGRVAPEKGLEDAVYIASELGEKLKVWGIKEDETYASKIEKSFPQGTIDWMGFLSTNELQKELGKCRVLLNTPKWNEAYGNVVVEALACGVPVIAYKRGGPSEIIQHGQTGYLADPDDKKNMLSYVEIIEKIERKKCREWVEKNASTDIFAIKVVNWLNKVIHEY, encoded by the coding sequence ATGCGCATTGTTTTGATTAGTACTCCAATAGGTTTCCTTGGAAGCGGTAAAGGTGGAGGAGTTGAATTAACTTTGAATTCCTTAGTTTCAGGGTTGCTTTCTTTAGGTCACTCAATAGATGTGATAGCTCCTGAGAATTCTAAATTACATAAAGGTAATGAAAAAGCAAAATTACATTTTGTAGAGGGTGAGGATCAAATTAGTTGGCAGCATCAAAATTACAATTCTCCTGTCACTATCCCAGACAATTCTCTTTTAGCAGGAATGCTTGAAAAGGGATTAGATATTGCTAAGCAAGCAGATATATTGTTGAATATGTCTTTTGATTGGTTGCCTATTTGGATGACTTTAAATTTAGAGATACCTATTGCACACATTATTAGTATGGGTTCTGAAAGTGCAGTAATAAAAAATTTAATTTCAAAGGTACATTCTAAACATCCATATAACTTTGCTTTTCATTCAAAAATACAAGCTAATGATTATCCATTTATAGAAAAACCAATAATTATTGGTAATGGTTTTAAATTAGATAATTATACTTTTCAAGATTCAGTGAAGGGATCTTTGGCGTGGGTTGGAAGAGTCGCCCCGGAAAAAGGTTTAGAGGATGCTGTTTATATTGCTAGTGAACTTGGCGAAAAACTAAAAGTTTGGGGAATTAAAGAAGATGAGACCTATGCCTCAAAGATAGAAAAATCTTTCCCTCAAGGAACTATAGATTGGATGGGTTTTTTATCAACTAATGAATTACAAAAAGAACTTGGTAAATGTAGGGTTTTGCTAAATACTCCAAAATGGAATGAGGCATATGGAAACGTAGTTGTTGAAGCCTTAGCTTGTGGGGTGCCAGTCATAGCTTATAAAAGAGGAGGCCCTAGTGAAATTATTCAGCATGGGCAAACAGGTTATCTCGCTGATCCTGATGATAAAAAAAATATGCTTTCTTATGTAGAGATTATTGAAAAAATAGAGCGTAAGAAATGTAGAGAATGGGTAGAAAAAAATGCGTCCACAGATATATTTGCTATTAAGGTTGTGAACTGGCTTAATAAGGTAATTCACGAATATTAA